From the genome of Chania multitudinisentens RB-25, one region includes:
- the mazG gene encoding nucleoside triphosphate pyrophosphohydrolase, with protein MTQSTSLQRLLTIMKTLRDPQSGCPWDRKQTFATIAPYTLEETYEVLDAIERQDYADLRDELGDLLFQVVFYAQMGQEQGLFDFEQICDAISAKLERRHPHIFGTADVADSAAVSARWEQLKADERAEKALYSVLDDIPNALPALMKAHKIQKRCATVGFDWDTLGPVLGKVYEELDEVMHEAQQAVVDEQKLEEEIGDLLFATVNLSRHLGHKAENALQVANRKFERRFRQVEEIMQQRGLQMKNATLEQMETAWQQVKQQER; from the coding sequence ATGACCCAATCCACCTCGTTACAACGCCTGCTGACCATCATGAAAACCTTGCGCGATCCACAGTCAGGTTGTCCGTGGGATCGTAAACAAACGTTTGCGACGATCGCACCTTATACGCTGGAAGAAACTTACGAAGTGCTGGATGCCATTGAACGCCAGGACTATGCCGATCTGCGCGATGAACTGGGTGATCTGTTATTCCAGGTGGTGTTCTACGCCCAAATGGGGCAGGAGCAGGGGTTGTTTGATTTCGAGCAGATCTGTGATGCCATCAGCGCCAAGCTGGAGCGCCGCCACCCGCATATTTTTGGTACGGCGGATGTTGCCGATAGCGCAGCCGTCTCTGCTCGTTGGGAACAACTAAAGGCTGATGAGCGAGCCGAGAAAGCGTTGTACTCGGTATTGGATGACATTCCCAATGCGTTGCCCGCGCTGATGAAAGCCCACAAAATTCAAAAACGCTGTGCCACGGTCGGCTTCGATTGGGATACGTTGGGCCCGGTGCTGGGTAAGGTGTATGAAGAGCTTGACGAAGTGATGCATGAAGCGCAGCAAGCGGTGGTGGATGAGCAGAAGCTGGAAGAAGAGATTGGCGATCTGCTGTTCGCCACGGTCAATCTTTCCCGCCATCTTGGTCATAAGGCTGAAAATGCTTTACAGGTAGCCAACCGCAAGTTTGAACGCCGTTTCCGTCAGGTAGAAGAGATCATGCAGCAGCGTGGCTTGCAGATGAAAAATGCGACATTGGAACAGATGGAAACGGCTTGGCAACAGGTGAAACAGCAGGAACGTTAA
- the relA gene encoding GTP diphosphokinase, producing MVAVRSAHLNTAGEFALDDWIASLRLPNPQSCERLATTWRYCEQQTQGYPDAPLLLGRGLEMVEILSTLSMDNDSMRAALLFPLVNAGIVPEETLTEAFGKEITSLVHGVRDMDAIRQLKATHNDSMGSEQVDNVRRMLLAMVEDFRCVVIKLAERIAHLREVKDAPEDERVLAAKECFNIYAPLANRLGIGQLKWELEDFCFRYLHPDEYKRIAKLLHERRIDREQFIDDFVASLHKAMVTEGVKAEIYGRPKHIYSIWRKMQKKSLAFDELFDVRAVRVVVERLQDCYAALGIVHTHFRHLPDEFDDYVANPKPNGYQSIHTVVLGPSGKTLEIQIRTRQMHEDAELGVAAHWKYKEGAVVTARSGYEERIAWLRKLIAWQEEMADSGEMLDEVRSQVFDDRVYVFTPKGDVVDLPAGSTPLDFAYHIHSDVGHRCIGAKIGGRIVPFTYQLQMGDQIEVITQKQPNPSRDWLNPNLGYITTSRGRSKIHNWFRKQDRDKNILAGRQMLDNELEHLGISLKEAEKLLIPRYNVNSLDEVLAGIGGGDIRLNQMVNFLQGKLNKPSAEEQDRQALRQLTQQKAPASGRSKDNGRVVVEGVGNLMHHIARCCQPIPGDDIVGFITQGRGISIHRADCDQLADLQSHAPERIVDAVWGESYSSGYSLVVRVVANDRSGLLRDITTILANEKVNVLGVASRSDTKKQLATIDMDIEIYNQQVLGRVLAKLNQLPDVIDAKRLHGS from the coding sequence ATGGTTGCGGTAAGAAGTGCACATCTGAATACGGCGGGTGAATTCGCGCTTGATGATTGGATTGCCAGCCTGAGGCTACCTAACCCGCAGTCATGTGAGCGATTAGCCACCACGTGGCGTTATTGTGAACAGCAAACCCAAGGTTATCCCGATGCGCCTTTATTACTCGGGCGTGGCCTGGAAATGGTGGAAATTCTCTCAACCCTCAGCATGGACAACGACAGCATGCGCGCCGCGCTGCTGTTCCCGCTGGTGAATGCGGGCATCGTGCCGGAAGAAACCCTGACCGAAGCATTTGGTAAAGAGATTACTTCGCTGGTGCACGGCGTGCGTGACATGGACGCCATTCGCCAGTTGAAAGCCACGCATAACGATTCAATGGGCTCTGAACAGGTCGACAACGTGCGCCGTATGCTGTTGGCGATGGTGGAGGATTTCCGCTGTGTGGTCATCAAGCTGGCGGAGCGTATTGCCCATCTGCGTGAGGTCAAAGATGCGCCGGAAGATGAGCGCGTGCTGGCGGCCAAGGAGTGCTTCAACATTTATGCTCCGCTGGCCAACCGCCTCGGTATCGGTCAGTTGAAATGGGAGCTGGAAGATTTCTGCTTCCGTTACCTGCACCCGGATGAATACAAACGTATTGCCAAATTGCTGCACGAACGCCGCATTGATCGCGAACAGTTTATTGATGATTTTGTTGCCTCGTTGCACAAAGCAATGGTGACCGAAGGCGTCAAAGCGGAAATCTATGGTCGGCCAAAACACATCTACAGCATCTGGCGCAAAATGCAGAAGAAATCGCTGGCGTTTGACGAATTGTTCGACGTGCGTGCGGTGCGTGTGGTGGTAGAACGTCTACAGGATTGCTATGCGGCGCTGGGCATTGTGCATACCCATTTCCGCCATCTGCCCGATGAGTTTGACGACTACGTTGCCAACCCGAAGCCGAACGGTTATCAATCGATTCATACCGTGGTGCTTGGCCCGAGTGGCAAAACGCTAGAAATTCAGATCCGTACCCGCCAGATGCACGAAGATGCTGAACTGGGCGTGGCCGCACATTGGAAATATAAAGAGGGTGCGGTGGTGACCGCCCGCTCCGGCTATGAAGAGCGTATCGCCTGGCTGCGTAAACTGATCGCCTGGCAGGAAGAGATGGCGGATTCGGGCGAAATGCTTGATGAAGTGCGTAGCCAGGTTTTCGACGATCGCGTCTACGTGTTTACCCCGAAAGGCGATGTGGTGGATCTGCCAGCGGGTTCCACGCCGCTCGATTTTGCCTACCATATTCACAGCGACGTTGGTCATCGCTGTATCGGTGCCAAGATTGGCGGCCGTATCGTGCCGTTTACCTATCAGTTGCAGATGGGCGATCAGATTGAAGTGATCACCCAGAAGCAGCCGAACCCCAGCCGTGACTGGCTGAATCCGAACCTCGGCTATATCACCACCAGCCGTGGGCGTTCGAAGATCCACAACTGGTTCCGTAAACAGGATCGTGACAAAAATATCCTGGCCGGGCGGCAAATGCTGGACAATGAATTGGAACACCTGGGTATCAGCCTGAAAGAGGCTGAAAAGCTGCTGATCCCGCGCTACAACGTCAATTCATTGGATGAAGTGCTGGCGGGCATTGGCGGTGGGGATATCCGCCTGAATCAGATGGTTAATTTCCTACAGGGCAAGCTCAATAAGCCAAGCGCCGAAGAGCAGGATCGTCAGGCGCTGCGTCAGTTGACCCAGCAGAAAGCCCCAGCCAGCGGCCGCAGTAAAGACAATGGCCGAGTGGTGGTGGAAGGCGTCGGTAATCTGATGCACCATATTGCTCGTTGTTGCCAGCCGATCCCCGGTGACGACATTGTGGGCTTTATCACTCAAGGGCGGGGGATTTCGATCCACCGGGCAGATTGTGATCAACTGGCCGATCTGCAATCCCACGCGCCGGAACGCATCGTTGATGCCGTGTGGGGGGAAAGCTATTCCAGCGGTTATTCGCTGGTGGTGCGGGTGGTGGCGAACGATCGCAGTGGTTTGCTGCGCGATATCACCACCATTCTGGCCAACGAAAAGGTCAACGTGCTGGGGGTTGCCAGCAGGAGTGACACCAAAAAGCAGTTGGCCACCATCGATATGGATATTGAAATCTACAACCAGCAGGTGCTGGGGCGCGTGTTGGCCAAACTTAATCAGTTGCCGGATGTGATTGATGCTAAACGCCTGCATGGCAGTTGA